TTATGCAATAAATAATATGCTAAAAGAGAATGGTTTTAAACTGCCTGCTCGTGTACACTATGATGAACGTTTTGAAGGAATGTATGCTGAAGCTATTTATGCCCATTTAAAAGATGAGATAAAAAATGAAGATTATAATGATGATGAGAGTAATGAAGAGGGCTTTAATGAGCAAAACAAAAACCGTATGAAAGAGCAGCAGCCTCCACAAGATAATAAAAATAGACGAGATGACAATTTGCCTCTGCCTCCACAAGAACTAGATCCTCAATTAGAAGAGGATTGGGCGCGTGCTATGAAAGAAGCTCTTGAAAAAGCACAAGAGCAAGGACATAAGCCAGATGGAATTGAGCGTCTTTTTGAAATTACTTCAGATACTTCTGTTGATTGGAGAAGTGAACTTTATCAAGCTGTTAATCGTCATCTTAAAACAGACTATACATTTTCTAAGCCAAATAAGAAGATGATTGCAAATGGTGTTTATCTGCCATCTACATATAGCGATAGTTTGACAGTAACTGTAGCAATAGACTCTAGTGGTTCAGTAAATGAAGAGTTACTCGGTCTTTTTATGAGTGAACTTGAAGCTTTAATGATGAGTTTTCCAGATACAGAGGTTGATTTGTTGATTTGTGATGCTAAAATTCAAGGAGTATATAGATATGTATCTGGTGAAATATTAGACTTTACATTAAAAGGTGGAGGTGGAACAGATTTTAGACCGGTTTTTGATTATATTGAAAATGAATTACCTGATACTTCACTGCTTATCTATTTTACAGATGCAGAAGGGACATTTCCTGAAAATGAGCCATTGTCTGAAATAATATGGGTATTGTCTAAAGATAGCAATATTCCTTTTGGAAAAAAGATTGTTTTAAAAAGCATTGATTAGGTACAATATCAGTCATAAAATGTATGAGGTATATTACAAGGGGTTTTAATGATAAAAAAATGTCTATTCCCGGCTGCAGGATATGGAACACGCTTTTTACCAGCAACCAAGGCAATGCCTAAAGAGATGCTTCCAATTTTAAATAAACCGCTTATTCAGTATGGTGTAGAAGAAGCATACGATGCTGGTTGTGATGTTATGGCAATAATTACAGGTCGAGGAAAACGTGCAATTACAGATCATTTTGATATCAGTTATGAGTTGGAGCATCAGATAAAAGGAACCTCTAAAGAGGCAATGCTTAACGATATTCGTAAACTTATAGATGAGTGTACATTTACATATACACGTCAAAATGAGATGAAGGGATTGGGTGATGCCATCCTTAAAGGTCGTGTATTGGTAGGAGAGAGTGATCCTTTTGCTGTTGTTCTTGCTGATGACCTTTGTATAAATCCTGATGGAGAGGGCGTTCTTCGCCAAATGATCAATATTCATAATAAATTTAGATGCAGTATTGTAGCTATTATGGAAGTACCTGATGAAGAGGTGCATAAGTACGGCATTATCTCTGGTCGTGAAATAGAAGATGGTGTATATATGGTTGAAGATATGGTTGAAAAACCTGATAACGATAAAGCTCCTTCAAATTTGGCAATTATTGGTCGTTATATCTTGACTGCTGATATATTTGAGATTATTGAAAATACCAAGCCAGGAAAAAATGGTGAAGTACAAATAACTGATGCACTTTTAACCCAGGCAAAAAGAGGTATGGTTTTAGCATACAAATTTAAAGGTAAACGCTTTGATTGCGGAAGTGTTGAGGGATTTGTAGAGGCTACAAACTATTTTTACAATAATATTCTTAAAAAGTGTAAATAAAACTAGTAAAATTTTATCTACAATTACAACCTACTTTTATAGATTCTACAATAACAATCATAGGATACAGAAGCTTTAAATTGCTTCTTGTATCCTATTTTCAATTATATTGCAATATTTTATAGTAGATGAGAAATATTTTTAAACAAAACATCTTCTTTATATAAATAAAATATGATTTAACTTATTCTTTATTAATTAAAAGTATAATTTTATCTACCAATTTAGTATGGATTTTTTATATCTATGCTTATCAAAAAAATTGAATAAATTATTCATTAATATAGATATAAGTCTTTATACAGTTAGTATATTAAAACATCTGGAGGTTGTAATGACACAAAAATTATCTATAAAAATGAGGTTGCAGTTGATAGTTCTTGCTGCAGTAATGCTAACATCTATTATTTTAATCATTGTTAGTTCATTATCTATTAAGAGTATGTCTGAAAAGAATATTCAAGTATATAAACAAGATACATATAATGCAAAAAAAGATGAATTACGTAATTATACTAGTATAGCTTTTAGTATTTTGGAGTCCTATTATGAGAGGACAAGCAAAGATAAAATAAAAGAAGAGGTCAAATCTTATATAACACAGCAATCAGATTTCTTATTTAGTATTATTAACAAGCAGTATGAATTATATAAAGATAAATTAAGCAAAGATGAATTAAAAAACCTTATTTTAAATACAATAGCATCGACAAGATATGGTAAAAGTGGATACTTTTGGATAAATGATTTCAATTACAAAATGATTATGCATCCAATAAAGAAGAGTTTAACAGGAAAGTATTTTAAAAATACCCCAAATGTACCATTTGTAGAATTAGGAGTAAATAAACTTAAAAAAACTGGTAAAGATGTAGCTTATATTGAGTATACATTTTACTATCCAAAATCAAAGAGAAATGTTTTTAAATCTTCTATCGTTAGAGTTTTTAAACCTTTTAATTGGATTATAGGTACGGGAGCATATGTAGATGATATAACAGAAAAAATGCAAAAAGAGGCATTAAAAGCAATTGAGAAAATCAGATATGGAAAAAATGGTTACTTTTGGATAAATGATTTGAACTACAATATGGTTTTGCACCCTATAAAGAAAGATTTAATAGGTAAAAACTTTAAAAATAGTAAGAAAGTACCGTTTGTAGCACTGGCTGTAGATGCCATTAAAAAATCTTCTTCTGGAAGTGAAATAATACAATATACATTCTATAATCCGTCAACTGGGAAAACTTCCAAGAAAATATCAAATGTTAAACTATTTAAACCTTGGGGCTGGATAATAGGTACAGGTGCTTATGTTGATGATATTGAATCGCAAATTATGCAAATGGAAAAAGAGAGTGAAGAGCATATAAACAATAATTTATTAAAGATTGTTATTGTTTCTATTTTAGTATCTATTGTACTTGTTCTAATAGTTACATTTATAGTTAACCAAGGTGTTACTAAGCCAATTAGAAAACTTCAAAACTCAATGTTAAAGATATCTAATGATAAAGACTTATCATTAAAAGCAGATACAGATGCACCAGTTGAAATATCTAATATCGCTTCTAGTTTTAATGCACTTATAGATTCATTAAGAGAGATTGTAAGTGAAGCTAAGAGTAGTTCTGTAGAAAACTCTTCTATATCTCATGAATTATCAACTACCTCTCTTCAAGTTGGTAAAAATGTTGAAAAGTCTGTTGGTATTGTTAATGAGACTACAGATAAAGCCAATAATGTAATTAAAGAGATTCAAGGATCTATAGAGGATGCAAAGGTTAGCAATAAAGAGGTTGAAAAAGCAAGTTTAATGTTAAAAGAGGCGAGAGATGAGATAGTGCAACTCTCACAAAATGTTCAAAGCAATGCAAGTTTAGAGTTAGAGTTGGCTGATAAAATAAATTCGCTTTCTAATGATACTGAACAAATTAAAGTTGTTTTAGAAGTAATATCTGATATTGCTGATCAAACAAATCTTTTAGCATTGAATGCAGCTATAGAAGCAGCAAGAGCAGGAGAGTATGGTAGAGGTTTTGCAGTGGTTGCGGATGAGGTAAGACAACTTGCAGAAAGGACACAAAAAAGTTTAACAGAGATTAATGCTACAGTCAGTGTAATTATTCAAGCAATAAATTCAGCAAGTGAGCAAATGACAGAAAATTCAAAAGAGATGGAAAGTTTAGTTTCACTCTCTTCAAAAGTTGAGGAAAAAATAAATTTAACAACAAGTATTGTAAATAGTGCAACAGAAATTAGTCATAAAACGGTAAATAATTTTGAGTATGCAGGTAAAAGTATTAATGAAATAGTTGATGTAATTAATGAGATAAATACAATTTCATCACAAAATGCAAGAAGTGTAGAGGAGATTGCAAGTGCAGCTAAACATTTAAACTCTTTAACAGAAAGATTGACAAGTAAGCTTGAGCAAATTAAAACTTAAATCAAGTAGAGTCAATTTTAAAAATCATAGGGTGAAATGCTTTTGAAACGATTTGGATACGACTGCCTATATGCAATTCTTCTCGTTCACTCTCAGTTGCCATAATCTTTACTATCTGTGTACCTACTGCAACAGTGAGTAGGTATACAGGCTTACAACTTTCAATTGCAAGAACTTCTCCTACAAATTTAAAACTGCCGCTTATCTTCTCTTTTACAAAAATTTCAGAAGGTGAACCCTCTTTTTTTACTACTCCACTTTCTAACTGGTAAACCCTATTGCAAAGGCGAAATATTTCACTTGGATCGTGGCTTACAAGTATTGTTGTAAGGTTAAACTGCTTATGGATTTTGGCTAGTTCATCTTGAAGTTTATGACGCATAGTATGATCAAGTGCAGAAAGAGGCTCATCTAGTAGCAGAATATTTGGTCGGCGAACCAGTGCTCTTGTCATTGCAACTCTTTGTTGCTGACCTCCAGATAATTGAGAAGGGTATCGGTTTATAAGCTCTTTTAAGCCAACTGTCTCTATAAGCTCATCTATAATTTCAGCATCATCGCCTTTTTGCAAAGCAAATGTGAGATTCTCTTTTACAGTCATATTGGGAAAAAGTGCATAGTCTTGAAACACAAAGCCTATTTTACGTTTTGAGGGGTGAAGATTAATATTTTTTTGGCTGTCAAACCAAACTTGGTTTTTTACTACAATACGACCTGAATCTGGAACTTCAAGTCCTGCAATCATTCTAAGGATTGTAGTTTTTCCTGCACCTGACTCTCCAAAAAGTGCAACAAATTCACCATCTTCAAAATTCATATCAATGGAGAGTTCTAGTTTACCATCTACGGAGAGTAGCTCTTTTTTTATAGAAACTTCTATCATTGTTACATCTTTTGTAAAAATTTTCTATTTACAAGATAGACTACCAGTAAAATTGTAAAAGTAATAGCAAATAGAATCAGTGCA
The genomic region above belongs to Hydrogenimonas thermophila and contains:
- a CDS encoding vWA domain-containing protein, producing the protein MNSLEKKITKAKTRLMVKHPYFGLLASRLKTEASDEVEAFLSDGKTLQYNPDYFLEEGIETIEFALANSVMHHVLAHENRKLSRQGWLWQLATDYAINNMLKENGFKLPARVHYDERFEGMYAEAIYAHLKDEIKNEDYNDDESNEEGFNEQNKNRMKEQQPPQDNKNRRDDNLPLPPQELDPQLEEDWARAMKEALEKAQEQGHKPDGIERLFEITSDTSVDWRSELYQAVNRHLKTDYTFSKPNKKMIANGVYLPSTYSDSLTVTVAIDSSGSVNEELLGLFMSELEALMMSFPDTEVDLLICDAKIQGVYRYVSGEILDFTLKGGGGTDFRPVFDYIENELPDTSLLIYFTDAEGTFPENEPLSEIIWVLSKDSNIPFGKKIVLKSID
- a CDS encoding sulfate/molybdate ABC transporter ATP-binding protein — protein: MIEVSIKKELLSVDGKLELSIDMNFEDGEFVALFGESGAGKTTILRMIAGLEVPDSGRIVVKNQVWFDSQKNINLHPSKRKIGFVFQDYALFPNMTVKENLTFALQKGDDAEIIDELIETVGLKELINRYPSQLSGGQQQRVAMTRALVRRPNILLLDEPLSALDHTMRHKLQDELAKIHKQFNLTTILVSHDPSEIFRLCNRVYQLESGVVKKEGSPSEIFVKEKISGSFKFVGEVLAIESCKPVYLLTVAVGTQIVKIMATESEREELHIGSRIQIVSKAFHPMIFKIDST
- a CDS encoding methyl-accepting chemotaxis protein → MTQKLSIKMRLQLIVLAAVMLTSIILIIVSSLSIKSMSEKNIQVYKQDTYNAKKDELRNYTSIAFSILESYYERTSKDKIKEEVKSYITQQSDFLFSIINKQYELYKDKLSKDELKNLILNTIASTRYGKSGYFWINDFNYKMIMHPIKKSLTGKYFKNTPNVPFVELGVNKLKKTGKDVAYIEYTFYYPKSKRNVFKSSIVRVFKPFNWIIGTGAYVDDITEKMQKEALKAIEKIRYGKNGYFWINDLNYNMVLHPIKKDLIGKNFKNSKKVPFVALAVDAIKKSSSGSEIIQYTFYNPSTGKTSKKISNVKLFKPWGWIIGTGAYVDDIESQIMQMEKESEEHINNNLLKIVIVSILVSIVLVLIVTFIVNQGVTKPIRKLQNSMLKISNDKDLSLKADTDAPVEISNIASSFNALIDSLREIVSEAKSSSVENSSISHELSTTSLQVGKNVEKSVGIVNETTDKANNVIKEIQGSIEDAKVSNKEVEKASLMLKEARDEIVQLSQNVQSNASLELELADKINSLSNDTEQIKVVLEVISDIADQTNLLALNAAIEAARAGEYGRGFAVVADEVRQLAERTQKSLTEINATVSVIIQAINSASEQMTENSKEMESLVSLSSKVEEKINLTTSIVNSATEISHKTVNNFEYAGKSINEIVDVINEINTISSQNARSVEEIASAAKHLNSLTERLTSKLEQIKT
- the galU gene encoding UTP--glucose-1-phosphate uridylyltransferase GalU, with product MIKKCLFPAAGYGTRFLPATKAMPKEMLPILNKPLIQYGVEEAYDAGCDVMAIITGRGKRAITDHFDISYELEHQIKGTSKEAMLNDIRKLIDECTFTYTRQNEMKGLGDAILKGRVLVGESDPFAVVLADDLCINPDGEGVLRQMINIHNKFRCSIVAIMEVPDEEVHKYGIISGREIEDGVYMVEDMVEKPDNDKAPSNLAIIGRYILTADIFEIIENTKPGKNGEVQITDALLTQAKRGMVLAYKFKGKRFDCGSVEGFVEATNYFYNNILKKCK